From a single Calothrix sp. NIES-2098 genomic region:
- a CDS encoding ABC transporter, periplasmic sugar-binding protein, whose amino-acid sequence MFKIHKFKRLSVFVLLGLLTSWIVSCSTGNVGTVTKQNPSETAKIEFWTMQLQPQFTGYFQNLIATFESQNKGIKINWVDIPWAAMENKILTAVSAKTPPDVVNLNPDFASQLAGRNAWLDVDTKVPNEVRSSYLPNIWKASTLNGKSFGIPWYLTTRLTIYNTDLLKQAGINKSPSTYVELAQAAQQIKDKTGKYAFFVTFVPQDSGEVLESFVQMGVTLVDTEGKAAFNSPQGKAAFQYWVDLYKKGLLPKEVLTQGHRHAIDLYQAGETAFLASGPEFLKTIANNAPKIAQASAIAPQITGETGKKNVAVMNVVIPKESKNPDAAVKFALFLTNDENQLAFAKAANVLPSTIKALSDSYFKDVPATATTVEKARVVSAQQLQQAEVLTPTLKDFNKLQKAVYENLQAAMLDQKTVDKAVEDAAQQWNNRT is encoded by the coding sequence ATGTTTAAAATTCACAAATTCAAACGATTGTCTGTATTTGTACTGCTCGGCTTATTAACCAGCTGGATTGTGAGTTGCAGCACAGGTAATGTTGGCACAGTCACAAAACAGAATCCTTCAGAAACAGCAAAGATTGAGTTTTGGACTATGCAACTCCAACCTCAATTTACTGGCTACTTCCAAAACCTAATTGCAACTTTTGAGTCGCAAAATAAAGGTATAAAGATTAACTGGGTTGATATACCTTGGGCTGCGATGGAGAACAAAATCTTAACAGCTGTCTCAGCAAAAACGCCACCTGATGTTGTCAACCTCAATCCGGATTTCGCATCTCAACTTGCAGGACGAAATGCCTGGCTTGATGTAGATACGAAAGTTCCAAATGAAGTACGTTCCTCCTATTTGCCCAATATTTGGAAAGCAAGCACACTCAATGGTAAGAGTTTTGGCATTCCTTGGTACCTCACCACACGGCTAACCATTTATAACACTGATTTATTAAAACAGGCAGGTATCAACAAATCGCCAAGTACTTACGTAGAATTAGCACAAGCGGCACAACAAATTAAAGATAAAACTGGGAAATATGCCTTTTTTGTAACATTTGTACCGCAAGATTCCGGTGAAGTTTTAGAATCCTTTGTGCAAATGGGAGTCACCTTAGTAGATACCGAAGGTAAAGCAGCCTTTAATTCTCCTCAAGGCAAAGCAGCGTTTCAGTATTGGGTAGATTTATATAAAAAAGGTTTATTACCTAAAGAGGTATTAACCCAAGGACATCGCCATGCTATTGATTTATACCAAGCTGGAGAAACGGCTTTTCTTGCTTCTGGCCCGGAATTCTTGAAAACGATCGCCAATAATGCGCCAAAAATTGCTCAAGCTTCCGCGATCGCACCACAAATTACGGGTGAAACAGGTAAGAAAAACGTCGCTGTCATGAATGTAGTCATCCCCAAAGAGAGTAAAAATCCGGATGCGGCTGTTAAATTTGCTTTATTTCTTACCAATGATGAGAATCAATTAGCTTTTGCTAAAGCTGCTAATGTGTTGCCATCTACTATCAAAGCACTATCTGATAGCTACTTTAAAGATGTTCCTGCTACTGCTACAACAGTAGAAAAAGCGCGAGTTGTTAGTGCCCAACAACTACAACAAGCAGAGGTATTAACACCTACTTTGAAAGATTTCAATAAATTGCAAAAGGCAGTTTATGAGAACTTACAAGCGGCAATGTTAGACCAAAAGACGGTCGATAAAGCTGTAGAAGATGCGGCGCAACAGTGGAATAATCGAACATAG
- a CDS encoding fimbrial assembly family protein, translating into MYSLDINFLKDRPNFQKKSIKQGGVKLPVGNLTPIYLGVAIGICLPAAAGGAWWLLEGKNVELEQKIAQLDQENKRLDTEIGNINKIKEQTNKVKGETQALVTVFDQIRPWSAMLQDLRDRIPAKVQIENVKQIPPLPPAPGQPPGNPAGGIEISGMARSFNDVNDFLLSLQQSRFLKSSESKIITAELIDAPLPEGTAKEEVKIPPIQVVKYTIQSSLSDVPASELIRELEQKGTVGLVARIRSMQQTGVISK; encoded by the coding sequence ATGTACAGTCTGGATATTAACTTTCTTAAGGATCGTCCAAATTTCCAGAAAAAGTCTATTAAACAAGGAGGAGTGAAACTTCCTGTTGGGAACTTAACACCAATTTATCTGGGAGTAGCCATTGGTATATGTTTACCAGCAGCTGCGGGCGGCGCTTGGTGGTTGTTAGAAGGTAAAAATGTTGAATTAGAGCAAAAAATAGCACAGCTAGATCAGGAAAACAAGAGGTTAGACACAGAAATCGGAAATATTAACAAAATTAAAGAACAGACCAACAAAGTTAAAGGAGAAACACAAGCCTTAGTTACTGTGTTTGACCAGATTCGTCCTTGGTCAGCTATGTTGCAAGATTTGCGCGATCGCATCCCTGCAAAAGTGCAAATTGAGAATGTCAAGCAAATTCCACCGCTTCCCCCAGCCCCAGGACAACCACCAGGCAATCCAGCGGGCGGAATAGAAATCTCTGGAATGGCTCGCTCTTTTAACGATGTCAACGATTTCTTGCTCTCTCTGCAACAGTCTCGATTTTTAAAGTCGTCAGAAAGCAAAATTATTACAGCAGAGTTGATCGATGCACCATTACCAGAAGGTACTGCCAAAGAGGAAGTAAAAATTCCACCAATTCAAGTTGTCAAATACACTATTCAATCAAGTCTCAGCGATGTTCCAGCTTCTGAATTAATCCGGGAGCTAGAGCAAAAAGGCACTGTAGGATTAGTAGCTCGAATTCGTAGTATGCAACAAACAGGAGTCATTTCAAAATGA
- a CDS encoding type II and III secretion system protein — protein MKQLHGNNLLLGTAAFIFLAAQPVWADTTQITDVQLNPVNGGINVVLKTSSGSRPQVFTTKRGNALVTDVINTQLRLPQGNNFRKDNPTSGIASVEVIQLDANSVRVVVTGSNNAPSNQPVVRQQNGITLGFSPSTGTTASTPTPTAPIPIPTTPIATTPSTPAPSQPNTKPDVLVPNPEVTIDGKPALPAGPGQPPNQGPPFLPRAVAPPVGDIAISNTDASPSTIDLATQERVPRLVLRDAPVREVLSLLARAAGLNLAYVGGEGAGGGTAANGQAISQTISLDIENEPVQDVFNYVLRLSGLEANRSGRTVFVGSKLPTSTRDTVMRSLRLNQVTVGVALNFLVGLGAESAISRERLVTSVSAVPVGNSAAAVTQTQTTTETKLETQRVDFKDSNPLLRGLQALGDERTNSVTLIGSPRLIDIAMAQLTQLDVRRRQVVVNVKIVDVNLTGTQDYNTSFSFGVGNNFFANDGGAASLNFGGSRPATATEAANSVNSTPVITNPISGSPFLDPNSSVSIPGTTPGVVVVNPDGTSTVTQNPGSGTFYQPIPPTNSNPLQPGFSNITPATDTIVTRNADGTSTVSRGTLGTAVASLPSLYQFPKRLLASLQAQVTNGNAKILTDPTLIVQEGQQALVNLTQEVVGNITIQTTDTSGGSRTERTIDKQKVGLTLNVKIDRIDDNGFVSLSVAPTVSAPTAAENTGNGQIILVSERSLTSGMIRLRDGQTLILSGIIQDQDRTSVSKIPILGDLPLIGSLFRKTNRSNERREVIVMLTPQIMDDSERSSYGYNYNPSPEVRQMLERRGWQPSNKR, from the coding sequence GTGAAACAGCTTCACGGTAATAATTTATTATTGGGTACTGCTGCTTTTATCTTTTTGGCAGCTCAACCAGTTTGGGCAGACACTACCCAGATTACTGACGTACAGCTAAATCCAGTTAATGGTGGAATTAATGTTGTTTTGAAAACGTCTTCAGGCTCGCGTCCGCAAGTTTTCACCACTAAAAGAGGTAATGCTTTAGTTACAGATGTTATTAATACTCAACTACGTTTACCACAAGGCAATAATTTCCGCAAAGACAACCCCACTTCAGGAATTGCCTCAGTTGAAGTTATTCAGCTTGATGCCAATAGCGTCCGGGTGGTGGTAACTGGAAGCAATAATGCCCCTAGCAATCAACCTGTCGTGCGACAGCAAAATGGTATTACTCTCGGTTTTAGCCCATCCACAGGTACCACGGCATCAACACCAACACCGACAGCACCTATACCAATACCAACAACACCCATAGCAACAACCCCATCGACTCCGGCTCCATCCCAACCTAATACAAAACCAGATGTTCTTGTTCCTAACCCAGAAGTCACAATTGATGGAAAACCTGCACTACCAGCTGGCCCAGGCCAACCGCCAAACCAAGGGCCACCCTTCTTACCTAGAGCTGTCGCTCCACCAGTAGGGGATATTGCTATCTCTAATACTGATGCCTCTCCTAGTACCATTGACCTAGCAACTCAGGAACGCGTACCTCGATTAGTACTGCGAGATGCTCCAGTGCGGGAGGTTTTATCACTACTAGCTCGTGCTGCTGGTCTTAACTTGGCTTATGTAGGAGGAGAGGGTGCAGGAGGTGGTACTGCTGCTAATGGACAAGCAATCTCTCAAACTATCTCCCTAGATATAGAAAACGAACCAGTACAAGATGTGTTTAATTACGTCTTGCGCTTGAGTGGTTTAGAAGCTAATCGTAGCGGTCGCACCGTTTTTGTGGGATCGAAACTACCTACTTCTACCCGTGATACAGTGATGCGTAGCCTGAGGCTCAATCAGGTGACAGTGGGAGTTGCCCTTAACTTTTTAGTTGGTTTAGGAGCAGAAAGTGCCATTAGCCGCGAACGACTGGTTACTAGCGTTAGTGCTGTACCTGTAGGTAATTCAGCTGCCGCAGTTACCCAAACTCAAACAACCACAGAAACTAAATTAGAAACTCAACGGGTTGATTTTAAAGACTCTAACCCCTTACTTAGAGGTTTACAGGCATTAGGAGATGAGCGCACTAATTCCGTTACTTTAATTGGCTCTCCTAGGCTGATTGATATTGCGATGGCACAGCTAACTCAGCTTGATGTCCGCCGTCGTCAAGTGGTAGTTAACGTCAAAATTGTTGATGTGAATCTTACGGGAACCCAAGATTACAATACCAGTTTCTCCTTTGGGGTGGGGAACAACTTCTTTGCTAATGATGGTGGTGCAGCATCGTTGAATTTTGGTGGCTCTAGACCTGCTACTGCTACTGAAGCAGCCAATAGTGTGAATAGTACACCAGTTATTACAAACCCAATTTCAGGTTCGCCTTTTCTCGATCCAAATAGCAGCGTCAGTATTCCAGGAACCACCCCAGGTGTTGTAGTGGTAAATCCAGATGGAACAAGCACCGTAACCCAAAATCCGGGAAGTGGAACCTTTTATCAACCTATTCCTCCTACCAATAGTAATCCGCTACAACCAGGTTTTTCTAATATCACTCCTGCAACGGATACCATTGTGACCCGGAATGCTGATGGTACATCGACTGTATCACGCGGTACTCTTGGTACAGCTGTTGCATCTCTTCCCTCTTTATACCAATTCCCCAAACGCTTACTCGCTAGTTTGCAGGCTCAGGTGACAAATGGCAACGCCAAGATTTTGACTGACCCAACTCTAATTGTGCAAGAAGGTCAACAAGCTCTTGTTAACTTGACTCAGGAAGTAGTCGGGAACATAACTATTCAAACAACTGATACTTCTGGTGGCTCTAGAACTGAGAGAACAATAGATAAACAAAAAGTTGGCTTGACCTTGAATGTGAAAATTGACCGGATTGATGACAATGGTTTTGTTTCTCTATCCGTTGCTCCAACTGTCAGCGCGCCTACAGCAGCAGAAAATACAGGAAATGGACAAATTATTTTAGTCTCTGAACGCTCTCTGACTTCGGGGATGATTCGTTTGCGAGATGGTCAAACGCTGATTCTCTCCGGTATTATTCAAGACCAAGACCGGACAAGTGTCTCTAAAATTCCCATCTTAGGCGATCTTCCTTTAATTGGTTCGCTGTTTAGAAAGACCAACAGAAGCAATGAACGCAGAGAGGTAATTGTCATGCTCACACCTCAAATTATGGATGACTCAGAACGCTCTTCTTATGGCTATAACTATAATCCCAGCCCAGAGGTGCGGCAAATGCTTGAGCGTCGCGGTTGGCAGCCTTCTAACAAGCGGTAA
- a CDS encoding type IV pilus assembly protein PilM codes for MVKSFNSLFGKSNKGVGIELAPERVSIVQLRKQRQGFKIEALTSVAVPEGLITDGQIADPPAIAQLIQQALTDSKIKASRVATAVPGRDSIVRLIPVPAELDDKELREMVLNHEAALYLPYPREEADVDYQKLGYFVDEDGIEKVQVLLVATRKEVTDAYISTFEQAGLQIDVLEINSFALIRTIRDQLRQFGPQEAAVLVDIEFDSSEIAIIVNGVPQFSRTVPIGTYQMQQALSKAMSLPTSRDMELLQGMTIMTTPVDGGKTGLTDINPGMAALLRVLGELTDELRRSIDFYLNQSENLEVAQIFLAGPGGGLQQLDEFFTQRLSLPTAQIDPIAALSLEVNEEKYPVVQRAGLATVLGLGMREV; via the coding sequence GTGGTGAAAAGCTTCAATAGTCTGTTTGGCAAATCTAATAAAGGAGTCGGTATTGAACTAGCACCAGAACGGGTGAGTATAGTTCAACTACGCAAACAGCGTCAAGGCTTTAAAATAGAAGCCTTAACATCAGTAGCAGTTCCCGAAGGACTAATTACCGATGGTCAGATCGCTGACCCTCCAGCAATAGCGCAATTAATTCAGCAGGCGCTAACTGATAGCAAGATTAAAGCTTCTCGGGTTGCTACTGCTGTACCAGGAAGAGATTCAATTGTACGTTTAATACCTGTACCAGCAGAGTTAGATGATAAAGAACTGCGGGAGATGGTACTAAACCATGAAGCAGCTTTGTATTTACCTTATCCTCGCGAAGAAGCTGATGTAGATTATCAAAAACTTGGGTACTTTGTAGATGAGGATGGTATTGAAAAAGTACAAGTACTTTTAGTAGCTACACGTAAGGAGGTGACAGACGCATATATCAGTACATTTGAGCAGGCAGGATTGCAAATTGATGTTTTAGAGATTAACAGTTTTGCGCTGATTCGGACAATTCGCGACCAACTGCGGCAATTTGGGCCACAAGAAGCAGCAGTACTAGTGGATATAGAGTTTGACAGTTCAGAAATTGCCATCATTGTTAACGGAGTTCCACAATTTTCGCGCACTGTGCCGATAGGCACTTATCAAATGCAACAAGCCCTGTCGAAAGCCATGAGTTTACCGACATCACGAGATATGGAATTGTTGCAGGGAATGACGATTATGACCACTCCTGTAGATGGGGGAAAAACTGGTCTCACCGACATTAATCCTGGGATGGCAGCCCTATTAAGGGTATTGGGAGAACTCACTGATGAACTGCGTCGTTCTATCGATTTTTACCTCAATCAGAGTGAAAATTTGGAAGTAGCGCAAATCTTCCTAGCTGGTCCCGGAGGTGGGCTACAACAGCTAGATGAGTTCTTCACCCAAAGATTGAGCTTGCCGACCGCCCAAATCGATCCCATAGCAGCTTTGTCCTTAGAAGTTAACGAAGAGAAATACCCTGTAGTACAACGCGCTGGTTTAGCGACAGTACTGGGTCTAGGAATGAGGGAGGTGTAA